A window of Pseudomonadota bacterium contains these coding sequences:
- a CDS encoding phospholipase D family protein codes for MKKLLMVGGALLLALNAFAEFAPQGTASSIISDSQSQITVAFSPKQGATDAIVTFIGEAKESIQVAAYSFTSPTIAKALLDAQQRGVDVSVVLDKSNETAQYTAATFLENSRVPLRINHRYKIMHSKYMIIDGTSVETGSFNYTKSAEEGNAENVIIVRNNRDLAQAYHSNWQRLWNEGKPYASKRKTD; via the coding sequence TTGAAAAAACTACTTATGGTAGGCGGCGCACTACTTCTTGCACTCAATGCTTTTGCGGAGTTTGCACCTCAGGGGACCGCCTCTTCCATCATCTCTGACTCGCAATCGCAAATCACGGTGGCATTCTCGCCGAAGCAAGGCGCTACCGATGCCATCGTCACGTTTATTGGCGAAGCAAAGGAATCGATTCAGGTGGCAGCCTATAGTTTTACGTCGCCTACCATTGCAAAGGCCTTGCTTGACGCCCAGCAACGAGGGGTTGATGTATCTGTGGTACTCGACAAGAGCAACGAGACAGCGCAATACACTGCGGCAACTTTCTTAGAAAACAGCCGCGTCCCTCTACGCATCAACCATCGCTATAAAATCATGCATAGCAAATACATGATTATTGATGGCACTAGCGTGGAAACTGGCAGCTTCAACTACACCAAGAGTGCGGAAGAAGGGAATGCCGAGAATGTGATCATCGTGAGAAATAATCGCGATCTCGCTCAGGCGTATCATAGCAATTGGCAGCGGCTATGGAACGAAGGCAAGCCCTATGCGAGCAAGCGGAAAACCGATTAA
- a CDS encoding DUF4169 family protein, with the protein MHSEICNNKDNQGLQAGLKRCNPITIDDQRCIVTNVINLNKKRKLKKRADNVARATENRLKYGRTKQEKLADTLKAEKLELHLRAHKRETTEE; encoded by the coding sequence ATGCATTCAGAAATATGCAACAATAAAGACAATCAGGGGTTGCAGGCTGGTCTTAAAAGATGCAATCCTATAACAATAGACGATCAGAGGTGCATTGTGACAAATGTCATTAATCTAAACAAGAAACGTAAACTAAAAAAACGCGCGGATAATGTCGCCCGTGCTACTGAAAATCGTCTCAAATACGGTCGCACCAAACAGGAAAAGTTGGCTGACACATTGAAAGCCGAAAAGCTAGAGCTTCATTTGCGTGCGCATAAACGTGAAACGACGGAAGAATAG
- a CDS encoding DUF5334 family protein yields the protein MTKLLIGTFLAAFPMSALAWDGYDYGNGSFVEIEKGNLVRSGEDIQIFDYSAGEYKNVTVESIDGHGSNVEVNVIDPESGEYRTLEMDRK from the coding sequence ATGACCAAATTACTGATTGGAACATTTTTGGCAGCCTTTCCAATGTCTGCGCTAGCATGGGATGGCTATGATTACGGCAATGGAAGCTTTGTAGAAATTGAAAAAGGCAATCTTGTCCGGAGTGGAGAAGATATCCAGATTTTTGATTATTCAGCAGGTGAGTACAAAAACGTTACTGTTGAATCAATAGACGGACATGGATCGAACGTTGAGGTAAATGTCATCGATCCCGAGTCAGGTGAATACCGCACTCTGGAAATGGATCGCAAATGA